From a region of the Oryza sativa Japonica Group chromosome 6, ASM3414082v1 genome:
- the LOC4341835 gene encoding patatin-like protein 3, with product MATTSSLALPLFAGGGGSDRLSQEIFSILESNFLFGAPPPEGPAGYYSSVGRVRVLSIDGGADGGALAAAALVRLERRLKELSGNPDARVADYFDLAAGSGAGGFLAAALFACRMPAEAARDVVARNRKVFSGRRGRGGGLFWRPESVFKKVFGDLTVRDAAKPLLIPCYDMATAAPFVFSRADAVEADAFDFPLWQVCAAACGVGPAEVASLDGRTRLRAAAATGGGGAVSNPAAVAVTHVLHNKREFPFAAGAGDLVVLSLGGNNAAAGPRASSSSLLRIAGACQADMVDQAVSMAFGECRATNYIRIQGNGIVAGAAAATAEAAMTERSVESVLFRGKKVMAQTNGERLDGVAEQLVREHHRRMESKAPVVLIKPSATPRTSSSSASTLITVSTNASSESP from the exons ATGGCGACAACCTCCTCGCTCGCGCTGCCgctgttcgccggcggcggcggctccgaccGCCTCAGCCAGGAGATCTTCTCCATCCTCGAGTCCAACTTCCTcttcggcgcgccgccgccggaggggcCTGCAGGTTACTACTCCTCCGTTGGCCGCGTCCGCGTGCTCTCGATtgatggcggcgccgacggcggcgcgctcgccgcggccgcgctgGTCCGCCTCGAGCGCCGGCTTAAGGAGCTCTCCGGGAACCCCGATGCCCGCGTCGCCGACTACTTTGACCTGGCggccggctccggcgccggcgggttcctcgccgccgcgttgtTCGCATGCCGGatgccggcggaggcggcgcgcgacgTCGTTGCCAGGAACCGGAAGGTGTtctccggccgccgtgggcGGGGGGGTGGCCTGTTCTGGAGGCCGGAGTCGGTGTTCAAGAAGGTGTTCGGCGACCTGACGGTGAGGGACGCCGCCAAGCCGCTGCTGATACCCTGCTACgacatggcgacggcggcgccgttcGTCTtctcccgcgccgacgccgtcgaggCCGACGCGTTCGACTTCCCGCTGTGGCAGGTCTGCGCCGCGGCGTGCGGCGTGGGCCCCGCCGAGGTCGCCTCCCTCGACGGCCGGACCAGgctccgcgccgcggcggccacgggcggcggcggcgccgtgtcCAACCCGGCCGCGGTGGCCGTCACCCACGTGCTCCACAACAAGCGCGAgttccccttcgccgccggcgccggcgacctcgtCGTGCTGTCCCTCGGCGGGaacaacgccgccgccggcccccgcgcgtcgtcgtcgagcctCCTGCGCATCGCCGGAGCTTGCCAGGCCGACATG GTGGACCAAGCTGTATCAATGGCGTTCGGCGAGTGCAGGGCAACCAACTACATCCGTATCCAg GGCAATGGCATTgtggccggagcggcggcggcgacggcggaggcggcgatgaCGGAGAGGAGCGTGGAGTCGGTGCTGTTCAGGGGGAAGAAGGTGATGGCGCAGACGAACGGCGAGCGGCTGGACGGCGTGGCGGAGCAGCTGGTGAGGGAGCACCACCGGAGGATGGAGAGCAAGGCGCCGGTGGTGCTCATCAAGccgtcggcgacgccgcggacgtcgtcgtcgtcggcgtccacGCTCATCACCGTCTCCACCAACGCCTCGTCCGAGTCGCCATGA